From a region of the Prevotella melaninogenica genome:
- a CDS encoding transglycosylase domain-containing protein gives MIKKIFKFIRSIFRGIFNFFPWYAKLYKGRAWYTKMAVGTVSFFVAIFLYLGMVDINFLWLFGKSPGFIDIKTPPTYAASEIYSADSVLIGRFYKENRTPVKYEEVTPAFWNALISTEDERFYSHNGIDFMGIGGAIKDAVTGSGGRGASTITQQLAKNMFRVRTQYSSGLLGHVPGLRMLIMKSKEWIIAVKLELIYSKKEILTMYANTVDFGNNSFGVKTAAKTYFNTSPSKLSIDQAATLVGMLKATTYYNPILHPKNSIRRRNTVLYNMVTHNVLPHDEYALYSKRPMKLDIHVEENYDGQAQYFREYISEYFKDWMKDNGYDLYSSGLKIYTTIDTRMQKYAEQAATKQMEKVQQTFDNHWRGMQPWRDAKGNEIPGFIEGIAERQPFYKKLLQKYPNQPDSVLYYLNKPHKVTLFDYEKGHIEKEMSSMDSIRYMVKFMHCAMVAMEPETGAVRAWVGDIDFKTWKYDKVVAQRQPGSTFKLFVYSEAFNQGLTPCDKRRDEYISMQVLDKKTGQMKTWTPHNANGRFSNDSITLKSAFARSINSIAVRLGQEMGIKNIIRTAQEMGIKSPLDDEPSLALGSSDVNLLELVNAYSTVANDGEHHVPVVVTRILDKDGNEVYVAPKDHERALPYKTAFLMQEMLKAGVNEGGGTSQALRHYTFGDTDWGGKTGTSNNHSDAWFMAVSPKLVVGAWVGGEYRSIHFRTGALGQGSKTALPICGEFIYSLMRDKAFQKYHAKWQLDPDEDIDPSMYNCQPTVVRRAAPDSLRDFTTGHRRHQEEEEEPIDGHENTDEGGFILEPAPQPTPERQGNSSNNESPQIIKKAKKPRSEDMEI, from the coding sequence ATGATAAAGAAAATATTTAAATTCATTAGAAGTATATTCCGAGGAATTTTCAATTTCTTCCCATGGTACGCAAAACTATATAAAGGTCGTGCTTGGTACACGAAGATGGCTGTCGGAACAGTATCTTTCTTTGTGGCTATCTTCCTCTATTTAGGAATGGTAGACATTAACTTCCTTTGGCTCTTTGGCAAGTCACCAGGTTTTATTGATATAAAAACTCCTCCAACCTATGCTGCATCAGAGATTTATAGTGCAGACTCTGTCCTCATTGGTAGATTCTATAAAGAGAATCGTACACCAGTAAAGTATGAGGAGGTAACCCCTGCATTCTGGAACGCACTCATCAGCACAGAGGACGAGCGCTTCTATAGCCATAATGGTATAGACTTTATGGGTATCGGTGGTGCCATCAAGGATGCCGTAACGGGTAGTGGAGGTCGTGGTGCATCAACCATCACACAGCAGTTGGCGAAGAATATGTTCCGTGTTCGTACGCAATATTCTTCAGGTCTATTAGGTCATGTACCAGGCTTGCGAATGCTCATTATGAAGAGTAAAGAATGGATTATTGCTGTGAAATTAGAGTTGATCTATTCAAAGAAAGAAATTCTGACAATGTATGCCAACACCGTTGACTTTGGCAACAATTCTTTTGGTGTAAAGACAGCTGCTAAGACTTATTTTAATACAAGTCCTTCAAAGTTATCTATTGATCAAGCTGCAACGTTGGTAGGTATGTTGAAAGCTACTACCTATTATAATCCAATCTTGCACCCAAAGAATTCTATTCGACGTCGTAACACTGTGCTGTATAATATGGTTACACATAATGTATTACCACATGATGAGTACGCACTATACTCTAAGCGACCTATGAAGTTGGATATACACGTAGAAGAAAACTATGATGGTCAAGCTCAGTACTTCCGTGAATATATATCAGAATACTTCAAAGATTGGATGAAAGACAATGGTTACGACCTCTATAGCAGTGGTTTAAAGATCTATACCACCATTGACACTCGTATGCAGAAGTATGCTGAGCAAGCTGCAACAAAGCAGATGGAAAAGGTTCAACAAACTTTTGATAACCACTGGAGAGGTATGCAGCCTTGGCGCGATGCAAAGGGAAATGAGATTCCAGGCTTTATTGAGGGCATTGCTGAACGTCAGCCTTTCTATAAGAAGCTATTACAGAAATACCCTAACCAGCCTGATAGCGTTCTCTATTATCTCAACAAACCACATAAGGTGACTCTCTTCGACTATGAAAAGGGGCATATTGAGAAAGAAATGTCATCAATGGACTCTATCCGTTATATGGTTAAATTCATGCACTGTGCAATGGTTGCTATGGAACCAGAGACTGGTGCGGTAAGAGCTTGGGTGGGTGACATTGATTTCAAAACTTGGAAATATGATAAGGTTGTTGCACAGCGTCAACCAGGTTCAACCTTCAAACTATTCGTCTACTCAGAGGCATTCAATCAAGGACTGACCCCTTGTGATAAACGTCGTGATGAATATATCAGTATGCAGGTTCTTGATAAGAAGACTGGTCAGATGAAGACTTGGACCCCACACAATGCCAATGGTAGATTCTCTAATGATTCTATTACACTGAAGAGTGCTTTTGCTCGCAGTATAAATTCCATTGCTGTACGCTTAGGACAGGAGATGGGCATCAAGAATATTATCCGTACAGCTCAGGAGATGGGTATCAAGAGTCCGTTGGATGATGAGCCTTCATTGGCACTCGGTTCAAGCGACGTAAACTTATTAGAATTGGTAAATGCCTATAGTACTGTAGCAAATGATGGTGAACATCATGTTCCAGTTGTCGTTACACGCATCTTAGATAAAGACGGAAACGAGGTATATGTAGCACCAAAAGACCACGAGAGAGCATTACCTTACAAGACAGCATTCCTCATGCAGGAAATGTTGAAGGCTGGTGTGAACGAAGGTGGTGGTACAAGTCAAGCATTACGTCATTATACTTTTGGGGATACAGACTGGGGAGGAAAGACTGGTACAAGTAATAACCACTCTGATGCTTGGTTTATGGCAGTCAGCCCTAAACTTGTCGTTGGTGCATGGGTTGGTGGTGAATATCGCTCCATCCACTTCCGTACAGGAGCCTTAGGACAGGGGTCAAAGACTGCACTACCTATCTGTGGAGAGTTTATTTACAGCTTAATGCGCGACAAGGCTTTCCAAAAGTATCATGCTAAGTGGCAGTTAGATCCAGACGAGGATATCGACCCTTCAATGTACAACTGTCAACCTACAGTAGTTCGGCGTGCTGCTCCTGATTCTTTGCGTGACTTTACAACAGGACATAGACGTCATCAGGAGGAAGAGGAAGAGCCTATCGACGGACACGAAAATACAGACGAGGGTGGCTTTATATTAGAACCAGCTCCACAACCTACTCCAGAACGGCAGGGCAATAGTTCTAATAATGAATCGCCTCA